DNA from Fibrobacter sp.:
CGAACAGAAGGCCGCCGTGGAAGAATACGTGCACGCCGCCGCCTTGAAGAGCGACCTCGACCGTACCGAACTTGCGAAGGAAAAGACCGGCGTGTTCACCGGTAGCTACGCCGTGAACCCGCTCACCGGCACCAAGATTCCGGTGTGGGTTGCCGACTACGTTCTGACCGGCTATGGCACGGGCGCCATCATGGCCGTGCCCGCTCACGATACCCGTGACTTCGATTTCGCGAAGAAGTTTAACCTGCCCGTCATCTGCATCATGGAACCGGATGCAAGCTGCCCCGAGGACGTTCGCCCGAAGGTTCTCGCAGGGGACGCCTGCTGGGCTGCCGACGGCACCTACATCAACAGCCAGAACGACACGCTTTGCCTGAACGGCCTCAACAAGAAGCAGGGCATTGCGAAGGTCATCGAATGGCTCGAAGCGAACAAGATCGGCAAGGCCACCGTGAACTACAAGCTCCGCGACTGGCTCTTCAGCCGCCAGCGCTACTGGGGCGAACCGTTCCCGATTATCCACTGGGAAGACGGCGAAATCTCTACCGTCGACGATTCCGAACTCCCGGTTCTGTTGCCGGAACTCAAGGACTACAAGCCGGGTGACGGCGGACAGTCCCCGCTCGCAAACGCCACCGAATGGCTCCAGGTCACGGACAAGAACGGCCGCAAGGGTATCCGCGAGACGAACACCATGCCGCAGTGGGCTGGCTCATGCTGGTATTACCTGCGCTACATCGATGCCTGCAACGGCGACGCCTTCGTCGCTAAGGAACTCGAAAAGTACTGGATGCCCGTTGACCTCTACGTGGGCGGCGCCGAACACGCCGTGCTCCACCTGCTCTACAGCCGCTTCTGGCACAAGGTGCTCTTCGACCTCGGCCTCGTCTCTACCGACGAACCGTTCCAGAAACTCTTCAACCAGGGCATGATTCTCGCCTTCGCTTACGAAGATGCCGCTGGCTCCAAGGTCCCCACCGACGAAGTCGAAGAGAAGAACGGAAAGTTCTTCAAGAAGGGAACCGACATCGAACTCAAGCAGATTGTGGCTAAGATGAGTAAGTCCCTCAAGAACGTCGTGAACCCCGATGACGTTGTTCGCGACTACGGTGCCGACAGCCTTCGTTTGTACGAAATGTTCATGGGCCCGCTGGACGCCGTGAAGCCGTGGCAGACCAAGGGTATCGAAGGCATGAACCGCTTCCTCGGCCGCGCCTGGCGCTCTGTCGTGGGCGACAGCGATGAAGCCCCGGTGTTCGTTGACGAAACCGCTCCGGAAGCGATCGAGAAGGTGATGCACCAGACCGTCATCAAGGTCACGAGCGACATCGAGAACATGAGCTTCAACACCGCGATTAGCCAGCTGATGATCTTCAACAACGAAATGATGAAGATGGACAAGCGCTACCGCGAACCGTGCGAAACCTTCGTGAAGTTGCTGCACCCGTTTGCCCCGCATATCGCCGAAGAAATGTGGAGTATCCTCGGTCACGAAGGCTCGCTCACGAACGTCGCCTGGCCCGAAGCCGACCACTCCAAGGCTGTGGAAAACACCGTGGAAGTCGTGTTCCAGGTGAACGGCAAGGTCCGCGCCAAGGCCTCCGTCGCGAAGGACATGGACAAGACCGCCCTCGAAAAGCTCGCCATGGACAACGACCGCGTGAAGGAGTTCATGGCTGGCAAGACCGTCGTGAAGTCCATCGTGGTTCCCGGCAAGCTCGTGAACATCGTGGTAAAATAGCCGCAAGCCGGCGTAATTCCGCGACTGTCATCCTGGAGCGTCCGTGAGGACGCGATAGGATCCATAGAAATTCAGACCGTAGCACCTAACCGCTGCGGTCTTTTTATATTTTCATCAAATGAAGTTCCCTAGGTCCAAATTTGCGGTGTACTGCGTGCTGGTGTCTTCGTGGCTGGCGTTTTGTGCTACATCGTGCGACGAAGGAGGATTTGAAAGCAAATATACCGCCAGTATTTGCGCCCAGAAACCAGCAGGCGTAGATTCCTTGAATTTACAGGTTACCTACCAGGCAGGGGATTCCGTTTGGGCTGACTCCAACTCTACGGTATCAGAATATGACTTCTTTGACCGTCGCAATATGGCTTGCGTAAGTTGTATATGGAAATGTGACAGTTTGTTTTCGCTCAGTAGCAAAAACAAGATATCGGTTGATCTTTCTTTTTATTGTGCGGGTAAGGTAATAACATTGCCCACTTATGCTATTGACGGACAATCCCATCGTTGGGGCGAAGACGATATCGATTACCGTTTTGTGGAATTTGACGAACGGAAAATTAATGGGGATTTTGTGGTGGAATCGTTTCTGCCACCGGATGACACCTCATGTGGAAAGTTCGTGAATTACGCCGTGTTGAGGTTGCCGTGATTCGCGTTCTCTTTTTGATAGCCTGCTTGGTGTGCGTGACCCTGGCCGACACGGACGAGCCGGCACAGCCTCGCAAGAGGCGGCGTCATCGTGCATCAGAATTTGTCTACCCCTATTTTGAAATCTCTGCAGGGGGGCAGTATTCAAAGTCTGATTACAAGACGGAATCTATCGCCCATTGGTACCACGATACCGACCGGGATGAAATGGTTTACGACAAGGACCTTTATTACAACATCTACTCCTTTGAAGGTTATGGTCCGCAGTTTGAAACGAAGGTGGGTATACTTTTGTTGCAAAGGGGCATTTTTTTTGTTGATTTTGGCCTGGCCTGGTCCTTTGGGGATGCCTATTACAAGTACTATTCCCGGGACAAGGAGGAATTCAAGGAAAGCGGCGGTCAACTCTGCCCCTTTTATGGTTTTGGAACCAAGGTGTACCCTTTCGTGAAATTGGTGCCGCTTTTGGACGGGTTCTTTGTAGGGGCTTCAGTATCTTTTTTGGTCCCGGATAATTCTTGGGACAAGTATGATATGGATTATGCTAGTGAAGAAGTGGGCTATAAATTCGAGATGGGAAACGTCTGGAGCGTTTCGGAACACTATTTTGTGGGCATAACCTTGAGTACGGCCATTTATTGGAGCGGTGTAGGCTCCAACAAGGAATACGGTGACGATGAGTTCCAGGTGAACAAGAACTCCAAGCGGGACCCCGTTGAAGAAGTGAATACTCTGCAGTTGGGCGCCGCAGTGACCATCGTGCGCAAGTAGGGCTTGCTTGCCGTGCCGCCGAGTTCTATATTTAAAGCATGTTTAAGGTAATCAAGGCTATTAGCCGTCTGCTTTCTAACTACGCTTCACCCTTTGTCATCGCAAGCGCAATAGTCGCATTCTTCGTCCCGGTCGCTTTTGGCTGGGTTCACGGGAATGTATCCTCCATCATTCTCGGCGTCATCATGTTGAGCATGGGACTTACCATCTCTATGGACGACGTGCGGAATCTGCTGAAGCAGCCTTTCCACATTCTGCTGGGCGCTGTGGCGCAGTATACGATCATGCCCTTTGTGGCCTTCGGGCTTACGAAGGTGTTCGGGCTGGATCCGTACCTTGCTGTGGGTATCATTCTGGTGGGGTGCTGCCCGGGCGGTGTTTCCAGCAATGTTATGAGTTTTTTGGCCCATGGCGATGTCACGTATTCCGTGAGCATGACCATGGTGAGCACCCTCCTTGCGCCTATCATGACTCCGCTCTTGGTGCTTTGGCTTGCCGACACCAGTATCGACGTGAATGCGAAGGGTATGTTCCTGAACATTCTATATGTGACAATCGCGCCCATTACTATCGGGTTCCTCTGCAACTACTTCTTGGGCAAGCGCGCCGTGTTCAAGGAAATCCAGTCCAACATGCCTGCGGTAAGCGTCATAGGCCTGATGCTCATCGTGGGCGGTGTGGTGGTGACGGTGCGTCCGCAGTTGTTGACCAACGGCTTTTCGTTGATTTTCCTGGTGCTTGCGGTGGTGTTCTGCCACAATGCGCTAGGCTATGTGCTGGGCTACGGCGTAGGTAGGCTTTTCAAGTTCAATACCGCCAAGAAGCGGACTATCGCTATCGAGGTGGGCGTGCAGAACGCCGGCATGGCCACCGTGCTTGCCATGGCCTTCTTTGCGAACCCCGAAAATGTGGCGGCCAACCCCAAGGCGGTGCTTTGCATGGTGCCTTGTGCCTTGAGCTGTGCCTACCATTCCATTAGCGGGACGGTGCTGGCCAACATTTTCGCCTGGTGGGACGGTCGCTCAAAACGGGCCTAGCCCCAGCTTGACGCCCACCCGGTGGCCGGTCTCGAACCCGAAAAGGGTTCCCTTGTTGATGGTGTAGTTTATTCCCAGTTCCAGCGGTGTGCCGAATAGCCGAAAGCCCCGTGCCAGGGCGAAGGCGATTTTCATGCCCTTGTACTTGTCGTCCATCTTGCGGCAGTTTTTGGCCAGGTTGTGGTTCTCCGACTCCTGGAAACGGGCCTGGTAAAGCAGGACCTCGCTGAGCTTCCAGCCGGTCTGTTCCGAATCGCTCCACCAGAACTTCCAAAGCAGGCTGGCCTTGAACCCGATTTCGTCGCCGGGCTCAAAATTCTTGTCTTCGAGAAACTTGTTGTAACGCAGGGATGTTCCGAGCAGCAGGTGCCGCGTCGCCGGGAACAGCACGAAGGGTTCCGCGTTCAGCCTGTGGAAACGATCCTTTTGGGAGCCTTCGCCGGGCGGAAACCGCCAGCCTGCATCTAGCCCGAAGTTCCGGTAAAACAGGGTCCGGACACCCAGATAGCTCTCGTTGAAACCGTTCACGTGCAGGTTGCAGTAATTATGGATGTAACCTTCGGTGGAATACTCGTAGCTGTAGCTGGCAAAACGGAAAGAGGTGCTTCCGTAAAAGCTGAACCAGTCGGTAAGGGCGTATTCCGCCGACACCGTCAGGTCGTTGCTGTAAACGTCGTCGTCC
Protein-coding regions in this window:
- a CDS encoding leucine--tRNA ligase, whose product is MAKYNPQEIETKWQAYWEEHQTFKTGTDKSKPKYYCLDMFPYPSGAGLHVGHPEGYTATDIICRYKRSRGFNVLHPMGWDAFGLPAEQYAIQTGTHPAITTKKNCGNFRRQIKRLGLSYDWNKEVNTTDPKYYKWTQWIFKRLYGTWFDEAQQKGRPIEELPIPADVEAKGAAEVRKYKDSKRLAYYADAQVWWCKHCKIVCANEEVLNDGSHEKCGTKEVERRNLKQWLMRIPLYGDRLLKGLDKLDWPQGVKDMQKNWIGKSYGAEVDFAIADANGKPTEKKLRVYTTRCDTLFGATYMVVAPEHAMVPELTTAEQKAAVEEYVHAAALKSDLDRTELAKEKTGVFTGSYAVNPLTGTKIPVWVADYVLTGYGTGAIMAVPAHDTRDFDFAKKFNLPVICIMEPDASCPEDVRPKVLAGDACWAADGTYINSQNDTLCLNGLNKKQGIAKVIEWLEANKIGKATVNYKLRDWLFSRQRYWGEPFPIIHWEDGEISTVDDSELPVLLPELKDYKPGDGGQSPLANATEWLQVTDKNGRKGIRETNTMPQWAGSCWYYLRYIDACNGDAFVAKELEKYWMPVDLYVGGAEHAVLHLLYSRFWHKVLFDLGLVSTDEPFQKLFNQGMILAFAYEDAAGSKVPTDEVEEKNGKFFKKGTDIELKQIVAKMSKSLKNVVNPDDVVRDYGADSLRLYEMFMGPLDAVKPWQTKGIEGMNRFLGRAWRSVVGDSDEAPVFVDETAPEAIEKVMHQTVIKVTSDIENMSFNTAISQLMIFNNEMMKMDKRYREPCETFVKLLHPFAPHIAEEMWSILGHEGSLTNVAWPEADHSKAVENTVEVVFQVNGKVRAKASVAKDMDKTALEKLAMDNDRVKEFMAGKTVVKSIVVPGKLVNIVVK
- a CDS encoding bile acid:sodium symporter family protein, encoding MFKVIKAISRLLSNYASPFVIASAIVAFFVPVAFGWVHGNVSSIILGVIMLSMGLTISMDDVRNLLKQPFHILLGAVAQYTIMPFVAFGLTKVFGLDPYLAVGIILVGCCPGGVSSNVMSFLAHGDVTYSVSMTMVSTLLAPIMTPLLVLWLADTSIDVNAKGMFLNILYVTIAPITIGFLCNYFLGKRAVFKEIQSNMPAVSVIGLMLIVGGVVVTVRPQLLTNGFSLIFLVLAVVFCHNALGYVLGYGVGRLFKFNTAKKRTIAIEVGVQNAGMATVLAMAFFANPENVAANPKAVLCMVPCALSCAYHSISGTVLANIFAWWDGRSKRA